The genomic stretch TGGCGTTAGACACGGACGGCCTCCTTGCGACCGAAAAGACCCGACGGTCTGACGAGGAGGACAAGGATCATGACGGCGTAGGGGACGACCTCGCCGAAACCCTGACCGAGGAAGTGCAGCTGGGCTTCGTAGCCGATGGCCAGGGAGCTGGCCACGCCGATGATGAGGCCCCCCACGATGGCTCCCGGCACGGAGTCGAACCCGCCGAGGACCCAGGCGGGGATGGCCGCCAGAGCGCTCAGGGCGAGGGAGGGCGCGACACCGGGAGCCGGGAACGAGGCAAAGAAGATCCCCGCGATGGCCGCCAGAGCGCCGGCCAGTGCCCATCCGGTGGTCCCTGTCCTGGACAGGCGGATGCCCATGAGCGACGCCGTGTCACCGTCCGCCGCAGCTGCCCGCATGGCCACGCCGATCCTGGTCCGGGCGAAGAGGAACCAGAGGAGCGCGAAGACGACGAGAGCGACTCCGGCGGCGATCAGTCGACTCGCCGGCAGGGTGACTCCGCCCCACCGCACCGTGTCGGCACCCCACGGTGCCCCGATGGGAAGGATGTCGTTGCCGATCTGTCGGGTCAGCTCGGTCAGCAGAAGGATGTCGACACCCAGCATCAGGATCGCCGCGGTCGCCGGTGTGGGCTCGGCGAGGTTCCGTACGAGCACGGTGTTGACGAGAACGCCGAGAGCGGCAGAACCGAGGATGCCGATCACGGCCGCCACCCAGAAACCGGTGTGGGGCTGAAGTACCGCGACAATGTAGGCACCGGCCAGCAAGACCGAGCCGTGGGCGAAGTTCAAGACGCCGGTGGACGTGAAGACGATGACGAAGCCGACCGCGATCAGACCGAGGATCAGGCCGATGGACAGGCCGTTCGCCAACTGCGTCAGGAAGTAGCTCATGCGGCGGCCGCTCCGAGGTAGGCCTGTAGGACCGCGGGGTTCCGCTGGACCTCGTGTGGCGGGCCTTCTGCGATGCACTTTCCGAAGTCGAGAACGGTGATGCGCTCGGCCAGCCCCATCACGAACGGCATGTCGTGCTCGACGAGCAGGATGGACAGGCCGAGTTCCTGCTGCACCGTCCGGATGACCGCCGCCATCTCCTGGGACTCCCCGTGGGCCATGCCCGCTACTGGTTCGTCCAGGAGGAGGAGCGCCGGCTCGGCGGCGAGCGCCCTGCCCAGCTCGACGCGCTTCCGATCGCCGTAGGAAAGTCCGTGAACCTCGCGGTCGAGGAGGTGCGTGATGGAGAGCAGCTCAGCGATCTCGCTCACCACGGCACGATGCGCTCGTTCTTCCCGGCCGTTGCGCGGTAGCCGGAGGGCGTTGGCGATCGCCCCGGCCCGCAGCACACGGTGTCGCCCGACGAGGAGGTTGTCCTCGACGGTCGCTTCCAGGGACAGCGAGATGTTCTGGAAGGTCCGCGCGATACCCAGCTCGTTGATCCGGTGCGCGGGGAGGTCGGTGAGTCGTGCTTCGCCGTACCGGACCGCCCCGCTCGTCGCTCGGTAGGCCCCGCCGAGCACGTTGATGCACGTGGATTTGCCGGCGCCGTTGGGGCCGATGAGGGCGTGAATGGTCCCCGGCTCGACGTCGAAGGACACGTCGGACAATGCGGTGACGCCGCCGAATCGCACGGTCACCTGATCGACGTGGAGCGGCAGCACCTCCCGGCGGGGGCGGCCATTCCCTGGCAGGGTTGGCGCGGGTAGAGCCGGCTCGTTCGGCTGCGCTGGCGATTCCGCGATTCCGAGATAGCGGTTGCGCACGTCCTCCGTTGCGGCCAGTTCGTCCGCCGGCCCGGACGCCGTGACCTCTCCGACTTCGAGCACGTAAGCCGTGTCCGCCACCCGCAGACCCATCATCGCGTTCTGCTCGATGAGCAGAACCGACGTACCTTGCGCGTGGATCTCCTGGATGATCTCGCCGATCTGGTCGACGAGGATCGGCGCGAGGCCGAGTGAGGGCTCGTCGAGCAACAGCAATCTGGGTGCGGTCATCAACGCTCGGGCGATGGCCAGCATCTGTTGCTGGCCACCAGAGAGAAGCCCTCCGCGCTGTGACCGTCGCTCGGCCAGGATCGGAAAGAGCTCGAGCGCCCGGTCGTACGCCTGCGCAGCGGCCCGCTTGTCCCGCACTGTGTAGCCACCAGCGCGAAGGTTCTCGTCGACGGTCAGGTCGCGGAAGATCCGACGCCCCTCGGGCACCTGAACCAGCCCGGAACGGACGATCTCCGACGTGTCGCGCCCCGCGAGGTCTCGCCCATCGAACCGGACGGTTCCGGCAGTGACCGCTCCCCCAACATGCCCCAGGGTGCGAGAGATCGCCCTCAGCAGGGTCGTCTTTCCCGCCCCATTGCTCCCCAGGACGGCGACGACCGAGCCCGGCTCGACCTTGAGCGAGACGCCTTTCAGCGCCTGCACCGCCCCGTCATAGGACACCGACAGTGCGTCGACTTCGAGAAGCGGCGGAGACATCGAAGACCTCTCGTGATGGGGCGTCGGTCTGGTGCGAGGAGCGATCCCTTGCGGACGAGAGGCGCCCATGGACCGTGGAACTGCACGACGATGTCCGCCTGACTGGCGGACTAGCATGCTAGCGTGCACAGTAATGCCGGTCACACATGAACGCAAGACCGGCGCGGGCGTGGCGCCGTAATAGCGAGCCCTGACTTCAGCCGGCTTGACGACTCTCGATGCCGCCGCTGCCGTGGACGAGCGATGCCAGCGTCGGCGCGAGGAGGGCGCGCGTATGACGCCCGACGTTGAGCTCGCGAAGGAAACCGAGGTCCTGAGAAACGTCGACGTCGTGCCGCAACGTCGCGACGCTCAGTGGCACCGCCACTGCTCCGGATGCCGCATGTGCGCTCGCGGAGTCCACCCCGAAACACGGACGAAGGGCGTCGCCCCGCGCACTGGTGAGCAGTGTCGTCCCAGTTCCTCGATGGTCGGCCACGAAGGCGCGCGGGTGCCCATCGGCGAAGGCGAGGGCTTGATCGAGGTCGTCGGCACGCAGCCCGGGCAGGTCCGCAAGCAGGACAGCGGTGCCCATACCCGCCCGATCATCCAGCTGCTCAGCGCCTCGTACTAGGGCCCGGTTGAGGTCGCCCTGCCCCTCGTCGGGAAGCACGTGGACCCCCAACGTCGGGGCAATGCGTTGCAAGCTCGGCTCGTCGGTCAGCACGGTGATGTCTCGCACCCGAGAGGCCTCAGCAGCCGCCTCGACCGTGTCCACCGCCATTGCAAAGACCAGTTGCGCCCGCAAGGACGGCGTGAGTCCCGTCAGCCGAGACTTCGCAGACGAGAGGCGCTTCACGGGGACCAGCAGGTGCCAAGGCGTCCTATCCGGACCTTTCCGCATCAGCTGAGGGCCACCTCTGGGAGGGAGGCTCGGTTTCGGTCGACATGGCGCAGGGCCAGGCCGCTACGGGTGCGGTAGCGCTTGTTGACGGCGATCAGGACGGCGGTGAACGGCTCGAGCTGGCGCGCCTGGCGAAGCGGGCCGACGTCGATGCCCGGGGTACCGGTCACGGCCGCCGCGAGGTTGAGTGCGGTGACGCGGGCGCGGTCGTCGTCGGCGCACACCAGCACGTCCTCGCCACTGAGGTCGTGGCTGAGCTTGAGCAGGCTGGGCGCGGACAGGTGGTGGAAGGCAGCGGCAACTCTGCTGTTCGGCAGCGACGCCGCTACCTGCTCGGCGGCGCTGCCCTCGACCACGTCGAGGCCGTACGGACCGGTGACGTCGAAGCCGAGGGGGTTGATCGCCGAGATCACGACTGTTTCGGCCAGGGGGTCGGCGAGTTCGCGGATGCTGTCGCCGGAGGGGTCCCAGGGCGTGGCGAGGATGACGACGTCGTGAGTGGCGGCGGCTTCGGCGTTGGCGGCGCCGAACAGCAGCCGCTCGACGTCGACCGCCGGGGCGAGGGACTCGGCGAGCTCCGCGGCTGACGCGGTCGCGCGATCGGCATCGCGCGACCCGAGCGTCACCCGGTGACCGGCGGCGGCCAGCCGGGCGGCCAGGCCTCGGCCGAGGGCACCAGTGCCGCCCAGGATCGCGACAGGCTGACGGGTCGAGACGGCGGTCATCGGATGCTCTCCACGGCAACGAGGGGAAGGAAAGTGCGCGGACGGCCCTCTCCGGGCTGGAGGTCGGCCGGCACGCGGCCGTAAGTGGTGGTGCGCTGTCGGGTGGGCCGCCCGATCTCGGCCGCCAGGGCTTGCAGCTGGCCGACGGTGCGCTCGGAGCCGTGCTCGGAGCCCGCCATCCGGCTGATGGTCTCCTCCATCAGGGTGCCGCCCATGTCGTTGGCCCCACCGGTGAGCAGCTGCTGGACGCCAACGTCGCCGAGCTTGACCCAGGAGCACTGGATGTTGTTGATCCGGCCGTGCAGCAGCAGGCGGGCGACGGCGTGGACGGCACGGTTCTGCGCGGGTGTGGGGCCTGGGCGGGCCACGCCGGCCAGGTAGAGCGGGGCGTTGGCGTGGACGAACGGCAGGGGCACGAACTCGGTGAACCCGCCGGTCTGGGTCTGGATGCGGGCGAGGGTGCGCAGGTGCGCCACCCAGTGATGGGGGGCGTCGACGTGGCCGTACATCATCGTCGCCGTCGACGGGATGCCCAGCTCGTGCGCGGTGGTGACGACCTCGATCCAGGCCGCGGCGGAGAGCTTGCCCTTGGTCAGCACCCAGCGGACGTCGTCGTCGAGGATCTCGGCGGCGGTGCCGGGGATGGAGTCCAGGCCGGCGTCCTTGGCCGCGGCCAGCCAGTCGCGGATCGACAGGCCCGTGCGGGTCGCCCCGTTGACCACCTCCATCGGGCTGAAGGCGTGCAGGTGCATGTACGGCACCCGAGCCTTGACCTCGGCGGCGATGTCGAAGTAGGCGGTGCCGGGCAGATCGGGGTGGATGCCGCCCTGCAGGCAGACCTCGGTGGCGCCGCGTTCCCGCGCCTCGACGACCCGGTCGCCGATCTGGGCCAGCGAGAGGGTGTAGGCGTCGGCGTCGGTGCGCCGCTGGGCGAAGGCGCAGAAGCGGCAGCCGGTGTAGCAGACGTTGGTGAAGTTGATGTTCCGGTTGACGACGTAGGTGACGTCGTCGCCGACGGTGTCCCGGCGCAGGCCATCGGCGAGAGCGCATAGCGCCTCCAGCGCCGGGCCCTCGGCCTCGAGCAGTGCCAGCGCGTCTGCGTCCGACAGCCGGGCCGGGTCGGCCTCGGCGTGCCGCAGCGCAGCGCTCAGGTGCGCGGGCAGAGGCGCCGGCGCGGGTGCGCCGGTGCGGGCGGCGTGGTCCCGCACGGCGTCCCAGTCGCCGTAGACGGTGTCGAAGTCGCCGCGGCGGTCGTCGCTGCGGCCGCTGGTGTCGACCTCGCGGTGCAGCGCCACGCGGCCGCTGGCCTGAGTGCCGAACTCCGGCTCCTGCCACGGCAGGCCCACCGGCCGGGCGTCCTCGCGGGCCAGACCATCGGGATCGGCGAGCGCGTCGACGTGCGCCCGCAGCCGCGGGTCGAGCCACGGCTCGTCGAGGTAGGGCGGGTAGACCGTCAGCCGTTCCCGCAGCTGGAAGCCGGCCCCGGCGGTGCGGCGGGCCAGCTCCTCGATCGCCGGCCAGGGTGCCTCGGGGTTGACGTGGTCCGGGGTCACCGGGGAGACCCCGCCCCAGTCGTCGATGCCGGCGCGCAACACCGCGTCGTACTCCTCGCCGACCAGGTTCGGCGGGGCCTGGATCCGCGTGCCGGGGCCGAGCAGCAGTCGGGCGACGGCGATCGTGGCGACCAGATCGTCCAGCTCGGCGTCGGCGTGACCCCGCATCGCCGTGTCGGGCTTGGCGCGGAAGTTCTGAATGATCACCTCCTGGATGCCTCGGTATGTGCGGCTGATCTCCCGCAACTCGAACAGGGCGTCCACGCGTTCGGCCAGGGTCTCGCCGATGCCGATGAGCAGGCCGGTGGTGAATGGCACCGCCGTGCGGCCGGCGTCGTGCAGCACCTGCAGCCGCACCCGGGGCTCCTTGTCCGGGGAGCCGAAGTGCGGGCCGCCCGGCTCCGACCACAGCCGGGTGGCGGTGGTCTCGAGCATCATCCCCATCGACGGCGCGACCGGCTTCAGCCGCGTCAGCGCTGCCCAGCTCAGCACCCCGGGGTTGAGGTGCGGCAGCAGGCCGGTCTCCTCCAGCACCGCGATCGCGCAGGCCCGCAGGTACTCGAGCGTGCTGGCGTAGCCGCGCTCCTCCAGCCACTGCGCGGCGGCCGGCCAGCGGTCTTCCGGGCGGTCGCCGAGAGTGAACAGCGCCTCCTTGCAGCCGGCGGCCGCGCCGGCACGGGCGATCTCCAGCACTTCGTCCCGCTCCAGGAACGGGGCGTCGAGCCGGTGCGGCACGGTGGCGAACGTGCAGTAGTGGCAGCGGTCCCGGCACAGCCGGGTCAGCGGGATGAACACCTTGCGGGAGTAGGTGACGACCCCCGGCCTTCCGGCCGCGGCCAGACCCGCGTTCCGGACCCTCGCCGCACTGGCGGACAGGTCCACCAGCGTGTCCCCGCGCGCGTGCAGCAGCGTCTCTGCCTCGGTGCGGTCCAGCGCCGCCGAGTCGCGGGCGCGGCGCAGCGCCCTGCTCATGGCGCTGGGAGACGGCCGAACGCCGGCTGGCAACCCTGCAGCACTGTTGGTCACGCGGTCTCCGTCTCGGTGTTCGTGCGATCGCGTCCGGCGGGGCGGGCGCGTCAGCCGCTGCCCACCCCGCCGGCGTTTCGTGGGAAGGCCGCTCAGGCCGGTGCGTTCTCCTTGGCGGAGAGCGCGGTGGTGATGTCGGCGGCCGACGCGATCTCGGCGAGCAAGCCGAGAGATTCGATCGAGGCCTGGTGGGCCGCCGGCGTAGCGGCCGAGCAGGCGTCCTCGACCACGATGACCCGGTACCCGAGGTCGCTCGCCTGCCGGGCCGTGCCCTCCACCGAGGCGTTCGTGGCCACCCCGGTGAACAGCACCGTCTGGACGCCCCTGCTCTGCAGCAGCTCGTGCAGGCCGGAGTCGGTGAAGCCGCCGACCCGCTTGTGGGTGACGACCTCGTCGCCCTCACCGGGGGCGACCTCGGCGACGATGTCGGCGAGCGGGCTGCCGTCCTTCAGGCAGCCGGACTGGGCCACGATGCCGAGCAGCGGCGAGTTGGCGTTGAGGTCGGAGTAGTCCGGCTGCCACGCCACCCGCGTGTAGACAACCGGGACGCCGGCGGCGCGGGCGGCGTCGAGCACGCCCTTGGTGACGTCGAGGACATTGCGCTCGGCCACCTGCTGGTGGAAGAAGCCGGCGAATGCTCCGTCGGGGCCGACGATGTCGCCCTGGTAGTGAACGGCTACGACGGCGGTGGTGCGGGGATCGAGCTCCATTGCGGGTCCTCCGGTAGGTGGGGTGGGGTTCAGGCGCGGGCGAGGATGGACGAGCCGATGTCGTTGATGTCGCGCTCGGCGGTGTACGGGTTGGACAGGAAGACCTGAACCAGGTCGACGCCGGACTCGGTCATCAGCTGCGCCTTCTCCAGCAGCTCGTCGGGAGTGCCGTAGAGGCACCAGTAGTCGACGAGCTGCTTGGTGATCAGCGGCCGGTGTGCGGGGGTCAGCCCGCGCAGGTACTGCTTCCACACGTCGAGGTAGTGCGGGCGGTCGGTGGCATTCGGGTCGCCGAGGTAGGCCATGGCTGCCTGAGTGGAGGCCTGCACGATCTCCTCGCCGAGCTCGTCGACGTGCTGGTTCATCAGACCCACGTTGGTCAGGCAGGAGCTGATCGGACCCGAGCCGAAGCCCTTGTCAATCCCGTCCTCCCAGGTCTCGCCATCGCGCAGCTGGTAGAACCAGGCGAGCCCACAGAGCTTGACCGAGCCCGCCGGGCGGCCCGCGTCGGCGACGGCCTTGTCCAGCTCGCGACGGATGAGGCCGATCATGTCGGGGTTGGGACCGAGGCAGTAGACGACCACGTCGGCGTACTTGGCGGCCTCGTGCAGACCCTTCGGGCCGCCGGCGGCGACCCAGATTGGGACGCGGTCCTTGATGTTGTACCAGCCGGCGTCGGGGTCCAGGAACTCGATCTCGCGCTGCTCGCCCAGCCAGTCGTGGACCACGCGCTCGCCGTGCAGCAGTCCGCGCGACACCTCCAGGGCGTCGGTGAGCTCCTTGATGGTGGCGGTGCGGTGCCCCATGGAGCGCAGCGCGTTGTTGGCCGTGCCGATGCCGAGGAACGTCCGCCCCGGGGCGAGGGCGTTGAGCGTCGCGATCGAGTTCGCCGTGACCGGCGCGATGCGGGTCAGCGGGTTGGTCACCTGGGTGCCCAGCTGGATCGTCGACGTCTGCTGGGACGCGATCGCCAGAAACTGATAGGGGTCGCTGAACAGCAGCGGCCCCTCACCGGCGCCGAAGTGGGTGACGCCGAGGCCTTCGGCCTGCTTCACCATCTCGATCTGGTCGATCTTGGCGCAGGTCCCGATCATGAAATCCACTGCTGCTGCTCCTTTGCGGCGCCGGTCGCGGCCGGTCTGTGGAACGCCCGTAGCGGCCGAACGGGCGGATGGTGCATGTGGTCGCCCGGCGGGGGACCGGGGCGAGACGATTCGCAGCCAGTGGAGCACTGGCATGCTAGCGTCGCAGCAGGACGGTAATGGGGGTCACATCCACTGGCAAGCCCCTGTCGTGTCCGGCTTTCCTGACTCCCAGGTGTGAGCACTTGGCTCGCCGCGAGAGGACGACGCTGATGGACCACTACGCTCGACGAGTGCCAGCTGACGGAATCTCGCGCTTGCTGAGCGATGTCCCGTCGAGCGCCGCGACGGCCCGCCGGGGCATGCGCCTCGGATCGGTTGCCTACGAGCAGATCAAGGAACAACTGCTCGAGGGGCGCTGGGCTGCCGGAGAGCGGTTGTCGCTGGAGACGTTCAAGTCCCAGCTGGGGGTCAGCAAGCAGCCGGTCATGGAAGCGCTGCGCCGACTTGATGCTGACGGCCTGGTCGAGATCGTGCCGCAGGTCGGTTGCCGTATCGCGTCCTACTCACCGCAGGAAGTCGGCGACTTCTTCACCCTCTTCGCCGCGTTCGAGGGTGCGATAGCCGGAGTCGCGGCCGACCGGCGGACCGAGGAGGACCTCGTGACGCTGCGCGAGATGCACGGACGCATCGGCGAGTTGACGGATGAGCATGACGTCGGCGCTCGCGCGCACGGCTACCGGGTGCTGAACCGCGCGTTCCACGGCGTCATCCATCGAATGGCTCGTTCCAACCTCGTCGAAGAGATGAGCCTGCGCATGTGGGATCTCAGCGACTTCCTCATCAACACGGCGGGCGTCCCCCAGCCGCTGGCCAGCGCCCTGGACGACCGGCACGCCGATCACGACGCGATCCTGCAGGCGCTGATCGCCGGCGACAGCGCGGCGGCCCGCGCTGAGATGGAGCGGCACATCCTCGGCACCGT from Blastococcus sp. PRF04-17 encodes the following:
- a CDS encoding cysteine hydrolase family protein, which produces MELDPRTTAVVAVHYQGDIVGPDGAFAGFFHQQVAERNVLDVTKGVLDAARAAGVPVVYTRVAWQPDYSDLNANSPLLGIVAQSGCLKDGSPLADIVAEVAPGEGDEVVTHKRVGGFTDSGLHELLQSRGVQTVLFTGVATNASVEGTARQASDLGYRVIVVEDACSAATPAAHQASIESLGLLAEIASAADITTALSAKENAPA
- the cofC gene encoding 2-phospho-L-lactate guanylyltransferase, with translation MKRLSSAKSRLTGLTPSLRAQLVFAMAVDTVEAAAEASRVRDITVLTDEPSLQRIAPTLGVHVLPDEGQGDLNRALVRGAEQLDDRAGMGTAVLLADLPGLRADDLDQALAFADGHPRAFVADHRGTGTTLLTSARGDALRPCFGVDSASAHAASGAVAVPLSVATLRHDVDVSQDLGFLRELNVGRHTRALLAPTLASLVHGSGGIESRQAG
- a CDS encoding bifunctional FO biosynthesis protein CofGH, which gives rise to MTNSAAGLPAGVRPSPSAMSRALRRARDSAALDRTEAETLLHARGDTLVDLSASAARVRNAGLAAAGRPGVVTYSRKVFIPLTRLCRDRCHYCTFATVPHRLDAPFLERDEVLEIARAGAAAGCKEALFTLGDRPEDRWPAAAQWLEERGYASTLEYLRACAIAVLEETGLLPHLNPGVLSWAALTRLKPVAPSMGMMLETTATRLWSEPGGPHFGSPDKEPRVRLQVLHDAGRTAVPFTTGLLIGIGETLAERVDALFELREISRTYRGIQEVIIQNFRAKPDTAMRGHADAELDDLVATIAVARLLLGPGTRIQAPPNLVGEEYDAVLRAGIDDWGGVSPVTPDHVNPEAPWPAIEELARRTAGAGFQLRERLTVYPPYLDEPWLDPRLRAHVDALADPDGLAREDARPVGLPWQEPEFGTQASGRVALHREVDTSGRSDDRRGDFDTVYGDWDAVRDHAARTGAPAPAPLPAHLSAALRHAEADPARLSDADALALLEAEGPALEALCALADGLRRDTVGDDVTYVVNRNINFTNVCYTGCRFCAFAQRRTDADAYTLSLAQIGDRVVEARERGATEVCLQGGIHPDLPGTAYFDIAAEVKARVPYMHLHAFSPMEVVNGATRTGLSIRDWLAAAKDAGLDSIPGTAAEILDDDVRWVLTKGKLSAAAWIEVVTTAHELGIPSTATMMYGHVDAPHHWVAHLRTLARIQTQTGGFTEFVPLPFVHANAPLYLAGVARPGPTPAQNRAVHAVARLLLHGRINNIQCSWVKLGDVGVQQLLTGGANDMGGTLMEETISRMAGSEHGSERTVGQLQALAAEIGRPTRQRTTTYGRVPADLQPGEGRPRTFLPLVAVESIR
- a CDS encoding branched-chain amino acid ABC transporter permease, encoding MSYFLTQLANGLSIGLILGLIAVGFVIVFTSTGVLNFAHGSVLLAGAYIVAVLQPHTGFWVAAVIGILGSAALGVLVNTVLVRNLAEPTPATAAILMLGVDILLLTELTRQIGNDILPIGAPWGADTVRWGGVTLPASRLIAAGVALVVFALLWFLFARTRIGVAMRAAAADGDTASLMGIRLSRTGTTGWALAGALAAIAGIFFASFPAPGVAPSLALSALAAIPAWVLGGFDSVPGAIVGGLIIGVASSLAIGYEAQLHFLGQGFGEVVPYAVMILVLLVRPSGLFGRKEAVRV
- a CDS encoding ATP-binding cassette domain-containing protein — encoded protein: MSPPLLEVDALSVSYDGAVQALKGVSLKVEPGSVVAVLGSNGAGKTTLLRAISRTLGHVGGAVTAGTVRFDGRDLAGRDTSEIVRSGLVQVPEGRRIFRDLTVDENLRAGGYTVRDKRAAAQAYDRALELFPILAERRSQRGGLLSGGQQQMLAIARALMTAPRLLLLDEPSLGLAPILVDQIGEIIQEIHAQGTSVLLIEQNAMMGLRVADTAYVLEVGEVTASGPADELAATEDVRNRYLGIAESPAQPNEPALPAPTLPGNGRPRREVLPLHVDQVTVRFGGVTALSDVSFDVEPGTIHALIGPNGAGKSTCINVLGGAYRATSGAVRYGEARLTDLPAHRINELGIARTFQNISLSLEATVEDNLLVGRHRVLRAGAIANALRLPRNGREERAHRAVVSEIAELLSITHLLDREVHGLSYGDRKRVELGRALAAEPALLLLDEPVAGMAHGESQEMAAVIRTVQQELGLSILLVEHDMPFVMGLAERITVLDFGKCIAEGPPHEVQRNPAVLQAYLGAAAA
- a CDS encoding GntR family transcriptional regulator — translated: MDHYARRVPADGISRLLSDVPSSAATARRGMRLGSVAYEQIKEQLLEGRWAAGERLSLETFKSQLGVSKQPVMEALRRLDADGLVEIVPQVGCRIASYSPQEVGDFFTLFAAFEGAIAGVAADRRTEEDLVTLREMHGRIGELTDEHDVGARAHGYRVLNRAFHGVIHRMARSNLVEEMSLRMWDLSDFLINTAGVPQPLASALDDRHADHDAILQALIAGDSAAARAEMERHILGTVQIIGDEGRLAAGQ
- a CDS encoding LLM class flavin-dependent oxidoreductase; translation: MIGTCAKIDQIEMVKQAEGLGVTHFGAGEGPLLFSDPYQFLAIASQQTSTIQLGTQVTNPLTRIAPVTANSIATLNALAPGRTFLGIGTANNALRSMGHRTATIKELTDALEVSRGLLHGERVVHDWLGEQREIEFLDPDAGWYNIKDRVPIWVAAGGPKGLHEAAKYADVVVYCLGPNPDMIGLIRRELDKAVADAGRPAGSVKLCGLAWFYQLRDGETWEDGIDKGFGSGPISSCLTNVGLMNQHVDELGEEIVQASTQAAMAYLGDPNATDRPHYLDVWKQYLRGLTPAHRPLITKQLVDYWCLYGTPDELLEKAQLMTESGVDLVQVFLSNPYTAERDINDIGSSILARA
- the npdG gene encoding NADPH-dependent F420 reductase, giving the protein MTAVSTRQPVAILGGTGALGRGLAARLAAAGHRVTLGSRDADRATASAAELAESLAPAVDVERLLFGAANAEAAATHDVVILATPWDPSGDSIRELADPLAETVVISAINPLGFDVTGPYGLDVVEGSAAEQVAASLPNSRVAAAFHHLSAPSLLKLSHDLSGEDVLVCADDDRARVTALNLAAAVTGTPGIDVGPLRQARQLEPFTAVLIAVNKRYRTRSGLALRHVDRNRASLPEVALS